In Helianthus annuus cultivar XRQ/B chromosome 3, HanXRQr2.0-SUNRISE, whole genome shotgun sequence, a single window of DNA contains:
- the LOC110927661 gene encoding chloroplast stem-loop binding protein of 41 kDa b, chloroplastic-like, with protein MEKVRPRGREVEEIEPILDALPNLEQYIYFSLAGVYLKSDLLPHLEIDAVDPKSRHKGNLETEALLESKGVNYTSIRPVYIYGPLNYNPVEEWFFHRLKAGRPIPILKSGLQVTQLGHVKDLATTFIKVLENEKASKQVYNILGDRYVTFDGLARACAKAGGFPEPEIIHYNPKEFHYGKKKAFPFQDQDFPMIGVMGGAILTGTFLL; from the exons ATGGAAAAGGTTAGACCAAGAG GGCGTGAGGTGGAAGAGATTGAGCCCATACTAGATGCACTGCCGAATCTAGAACA GTACATATACTTCTCTTTAGCCGGTGTTTACCTTAAATCCGATCTTTTACCACATCTTGAG ATTGATGCGGTTGACCCTAAAAGCCGACACAAGGGGAATCTCGAGACCGAGGCCTTACTAGAGTCAAAAGGTGTCAACTACACTTCTATAAGACCCGTTTATATCTACGGCCCGTTGAACTACAACCCTGTCGAAGAGTGGTTTTTCCATAGGTTGAAAGCGGGCCGACCCATCCCCATTCTCAAATCAGGTTTGCAAGTAACCCAACTCGGTCATGTAAAG GATTTGGCTACAACTTTTATAAAAGTTTTGGAGAATGAAAAAGCAAGCAAACAAGTGTACAACATTTTAGGAGATAGATATGTTACTTTCGATGGATTAGCAAGAGCTTGCGCTAAG GCTGGTGGATTCCCTGAGCCCGAGATCATTCACTATAATCCTAAGGAGTTCCATTACGGTAAAAAGAAAGCATTTCCATTCCAGGACCAG GATTTCCCAATGATTGGCGTCATGGGAGGCGCGATTCTGACGGGAACTTTTTTGTTATAG